ACTTTCACTCACAGTCAGCTTTCAGTAATTTGTGATGCAATTGCCAGATGAGACTTTCACGCCGTGTAGTTGTTGCAATATCAATCGCCTCGATTGCGGTCACCGCCTTGGCCGGTTGCACCGTAAACATCAATGCCCCGCAGGGGTCATCGCAGTCTGAAACCACAGACTTTAGCGGCATGGATATCATGTTTGCCCAGATGATGATTCCGCACCACCAACAGGCCGTTGACATGTCTACACTGGCTGAAACCAACACTAAGAACCAGGTAATTCTTGACTTGGCCGCGCAGATCAAGGGGGCACAGGCTCCTGAGATTGAACAGATGACGGCTTGGCTGAACGGTGCCGGGGCATCTATCGACATGGGTCACGATATGGGACATGACATGGGTGGCATGCTAAGTGACGAGCAAATGGAGCAATTGGCGGCTGCCAAGGGTGCTGATTTTGACCGCCTTTACCTTGAGGGGATGATTGAGCATCACCAAGGTGCCATTCAAATGACCAGCATGATCAAGGATTCTGCCAACGCCGAGGCTCGTGCCCTGGCTGATGCAATCATCACCTCGCAGACTGCAGAGATTGAATACATGCAGCAGCTGCTAGCCAACTAATGGCTTTGGGCTAGCCAGATAGGAAATAATCAGGTTATGCAGCCAGACCCATACATGTCCCTGTTCACAGTGATTAGCTTCACCATGCTTGGTTTTGGATCGGTCATTCTCAGTTTGGTTTCGAGAATGGGAACCGGAAGTCAGCTTTGGTCGATCATCATGGGAGCTTCAACCCTGGCCGCCGGCACCTACATTTGGATGGCGATTGACCAACTTGGAGTGTTCCCGGCGTTACTTGGTTTTGTTGCCCTGATGATTGCGGTTACACAACCTCGGCGCCGATCAGGCGAATAACCTCTTCACAGACCTTTAGGTTGGCAATCGAGTCCTCATGTGATTCAAATGGTGATTCAAGTAAGCCCTGGTCAACAAAGCTAGCCAAGGCGGTGGCTTGGTAGGCCAGCCCTTCGTGGCCAATTGGGTTCGGGTCCCTCCAAACCTCAGTTTCAGCATAAAAATCAACCTCAGCAAGAGCCACCGATGATGGAATGCAGAATTCTGGACCAACGGTTAGCTTGGCTTTGGTGCCGGCAACTTGACCAACTGCCGGAATTGATGCGCGAGCAGACAACAAGATGTAAGCGCGGGCGCCATTGGCATAACCGAGCTGAACCGAAACCTCTTCTTCGATCTTGTCGGCGTTGAGTTTGCCCTGCGCGGTGATCGAGGTTGGGTTGCCCAGAAAACTCTGTGCAAAACTGACCGGATAAATACCCATGTCAAAAAATGGGTCACCGTGGCCCTTTTTCCATAGGCGCGGAACCTCTAGGTTGGCCTGGCACATGCTGACGTTCACCATCTCGATTTCGCCAAGGGTTTCATCGGCCAACAACTGGCGGATGATGTCGTACTGAGGCAGGTAACGAGTCCACATAGCCTCCATCGCCAGAACTCCAGCGGCCTTAGCTGCGGCAAAGATTTCGGCAGCTTCAGCAGCATCCAAGGTAATGGGTTTTTCAATCAAAACGTGCTTGCCAGCCGAGATTGCCTGTAACGCGTGATCACGGTGCTGAGTCGGCAGCGTCGGAATGTAAATAACATCGATGTCTTCGCGGGCCAGAAGATCCTCGTAATTATCGTGTGACTCAATGCCGAACCGTTCGGCAAAAGCCTCGGCCTTGCCCGGTGTGCGAGAGGCCACGGCAACAATTTGCTGCTTGGTGTGCTTCTGTACGCCCGATA
This portion of the Rhodoluna limnophila genome encodes:
- a CDS encoding Gfo/Idh/MocA family protein; the protein is MNLPTPEIIDPASVTSMRWGVMGAAGIAEAFVSGVQKHTKQQIVAVASRTPGKAEAFAERFGIESHDNYEDLLAREDIDVIYIPTLPTQHRDHALQAISAGKHVLIEKPITLDAAEAAEIFAAAKAAGVLAMEAMWTRYLPQYDIIRQLLADETLGEIEMVNVSMCQANLEVPRLWKKGHGDPFFDMGIYPVSFAQSFLGNPTSITAQGKLNADKIEEEVSVQLGYANGARAYILLSARASIPAVGQVAGTKAKLTVGPEFCIPSSVALAEVDFYAETEVWRDPNPIGHEGLAYQATALASFVDQGLLESPFESHEDSIANLKVCEEVIRLIGAEVV
- a CDS encoding DUF305 domain-containing protein, which encodes MRLSRRVVVAISIASIAVTALAGCTVNINAPQGSSQSETTDFSGMDIMFAQMMIPHHQQAVDMSTLAETNTKNQVILDLAAQIKGAQAPEIEQMTAWLNGAGASIDMGHDMGHDMGGMLSDEQMEQLAAAKGADFDRLYLEGMIEHHQGAIQMTSMIKDSANAEARALADAIITSQTAEIEYMQQLLAN